TTGACTTGCCCGGGTCTCCCCTCCCCAGAGTGAGACCGTTTCGAGGTCACTGATAAAAGTTTCATCACTCGAacacgatttttttttttatccaacacTCACACGTGCCTGTGTGACCACATCCGCCCATCTTTCACACACCCACCCTGCACTCATTCGGTCCATGTCCCAGCACAACTAGCGATTAGGATAGTGAGATCAGCAAATGGTGGTGTTGTGGTCGCCgtgaaaagacacaaagaacAGAAAAAGATAAGGCATCACATGCTACTGCTGGCGAAGCCATACGAAGCAATGGCTCGAATGCGGGATAAGGAAGCTACACTGGAACCCTTTTAATGTGAGGGGATGCAACTTTTTAAAGAGTCATGgagaaagatgaagattttCCTCGCTCAGTCCCAGCCATTGTCCTTTATCATGTGGGACAGTTCGATGATGTACTTCCCCTCTTTATACTTCTGACTCAGCTCAAAGGCTTGTTCCTGCAGAGGGAAGTTGCACAAGggtaaatacaattttaaaaaaaaaggaaatttgtgtgtgttattcaaACAATACCATTGCTATCTCTGCTTAGGGCTAGTTTCATAAAAGGAGGTGCAGACATTGACTATGTTTACACTGACATGACGATATTACTCCAAACCTGCTATTCATGTTGAGGTGTGTATGCTTACATATTTCCAGCCCAGTGTAGTGTGACAGTTTTCACAGTAGATGTCGGCCACAGCATGAAGTCCTGTGAGCAGCAGCCTCTCCTCTGCAGGACCACAGCCGACGTTCACCCTGAAACCGAACATAGTGCCGTCAAACAACAGTGA
Above is a genomic segment from Pleuronectes platessa chromosome 16, fPlePla1.1, whole genome shotgun sequence containing:
- the ypel3 gene encoding protein yippee-like 3 translates to MVKLTKAKTFQAYLDSCHRRYSCVHCRAHLANHDDLISKSFQGSQGRAYLFNSVVNVGCGPAEERLLLTGLHAVADIYCENCHTTLGWKYEQAFELSQKYKEGKYIIELSHMIKDNGWD